GGAAAAAGAATCAGTAAAGCTCTACGCTGTTTTCCTTGCTTAGGGAAGATTATCCGTTGAGTGATAAAGGAATCTGTGGTAGAGTAGACGTATCAAGATCCTGCGATGTACGTAAGGCCGTAAATGTTTCTAACCTTATACGTGTTTTTCGGGAGACGGAATCTCGCGATGGAAGTCAGGCCCACCTCCTTTTAGGATGCATGGGAAGGCAGAAGTCCAGAAGGGTCACCCACCTGTGTGAGCGCAGGTTATAGAAACATGAGGTCAACGGCAGAGCGGGGACTTGTTCTGCAAATGAATCTAGCTCTCGGGCAAAAAATAGAATGCAAAACAAAAAACCACTTGGAACATGATGTTCTAGGTGGTTTTTTGTCGTGCAGGAAGTCAATTGAGGCAGCCCAATCATCGATAACGCTAATGGGTAGCTTTATTTTGCTTGCTGGAGCCTTGGCCTTGTTCTTGGCCACTTCCTCCATGGCGTTGACGCTGTCCTTGTCCCTGATCTTGACCGTTTTGTTGATCGCCTTGGTTCACGATCGTCAAGGTCTGCTGCAAGGATTGGGAGTCCTGCGCGTCCTGCAAGATTTGATACATCTGCAAGAAGTTTGCTTTTTGTCCTTCGGGGATTCCTTTGATTCTTACCGTCATTTCTTGCGGTCCATTTTGTTGCTGTTGTTGTCCGCCACCACCGCCACCACCGTTACCTTCCTGACTGCTCGGTTGCTCGTCTAGGAAGCTCAGGAACATGGAATCGCTGTCTTGGCTATCCTGATTTTGATTTTGCTGGCCGTGGCCGCCTCCCTGAGATTGCTGTCCCTGCCCTTGTCCTTGCCCCTGTTGCCCACCTTGCTGTCCGCCGCCTTGTTGTTGATCGAACAAGACGCTGAATTCATTTAAGTCGGTCTGGATGATGCCGATGACGTTCATCCCGATCCCCCTTCCAAGAGTATACTGAGGCCTCAGCCCGGATGCTTAGAATGATGGACGCCGCGATGCTGTAAGTACGAATGGTAAAAGTACTCCGCAACGGCTATAACGAACGACGTGAGTAATATGCCCGATAGCTGATAGGGTTGGGCAAAAACGTAGCTGCTTATCCAAAATAAGGCGAAAACCATGATGAAGTCAGCAGTTGTTGCAAACGTATTGTTCGTTCGAGGCAGGATGATGGCATCACCGACAGCATAACTGATTAAACTGACTACGATGCTGGTCAAGACTGCGAACGTCAGTGACGTTCCCGACCACCAAAGCCCTGGAATACCAATGATTCCGTTTACCAAGAGCTTGATCAAGATGTTCAAAGAACGAACACCTCCTTTCATGCTCTTAGTATGAACTTACCTCCCTTCGCTATGCGCCCTGGGAGGCGTTCGTTTTTAACTGACGGATCAGTGTGGCATCAGGTGTGACGTACAGGGTGCGCTGTTGTTCGTAGATCACGTAGCCAGGTTTGGCACCGCTCGGTTTTTTTACGTTCTTAATGAGGGTGAAGTCTACAGGCACTTGGCTTCCTTGCTGGGCACGGCTGAAGTATGCCGCCAGATTCGCTGCTTCCGCTAACGTTTGCTCGGAGAAATCACGAGCGCGTATGACGACGTGAGAGCCAGGAATGTCCTTGGTATGCAACCAGGTCTCAAAAGGAGCAGCCAGCTTGTTCGTCAAGTATTCATTTTGCTTGTTGTTTTTCCCTACCAAAATATCCGTGCCGTCAGAGGATTTGTAAGCCTCCAATTCAGGGCGGGCATCTTTTTTCTTGCGAGGCCCGCGTTTTTTGCGATCGCGGACGTAGCCTTGCTCTACCAGTTCTTCACGAATTTCTTCGGCATCCTTTAATGTCGCATGGGCTAATTGGACGAGTAATCCATCCAGGTACAGGATTTCTGTCTTTGCCTGTTCGATTTGCTCGCCTACGACCTGCATACTATTTTTCGCTTTGTTATAACGCTTATAGTACGTCTGCAGATTCTCAGAGGGAGTCTTGAGCGGATCGAGCGGAATGGTGATAGTCCCTCCGGCTTCATCGTACCAATTCACGGTGACGAGCTCTTTGTCGCCTCTCTTCATTTGATGCATATTTGCTGTGATGAGCTCCCCGTAGAGACGGAAGAGGTCCGCGTCCTTGGCATCCTGCAGCGTAGCTTCCAGCTTTTCGATTTTTTTCTCGTTCTTGTTTCTTTCCCCTGTGACAAAGCGAATCAGGTCATGTGCACGCTGTTTTACGGTGTCGCGCAGAGCCTTTCCTTCGTAGAACGTCTGCAGACACAGCTGAACGGAGGGAAAAGGTGTCGATGAAGCGGCGTCCGTGAGATGGGTCAGCTCGACAACATGAAAATTTGCCTTGTCGTTGGCTTCTACGATGACCGGAGAGTACTGATGTTGCTGGATGTCGCTCATGATCCCGGAGAATGCCTTCCAGAGCGTCTCGCGGTTCACGAGACCTGCACGATAGACGATCTCTTTTGCGAGTAGCGGGCTAATCCCGGTAAAGGCATCCACGATTTGCTTGTCCAATCTTCCGCTGTTCCAATCGATGGTAGAAAGAAAAGGTTGATCAGTAACGGTCAGCGGGTCCTGTTTATCCTGGCTTGGAGGAGAGACGTAGCTCTTCCCAGGCATGACTTGGCGGTGTTGGCTGATCGCCATCGTGACATGCAACGCACTATCGAGGATGGTTCCTGACTCTGGCTCGATGAGTATGATATTGCTGTGCTTGCCCATGATTTCCATGATGATGCGTCTGGAAACGGTATCTCCCAGTTCATCACGGGTACGAACGTCGATGTGAATAATACGTTCCATGCCAACTTGCTGGATCGACTCAATCGTTCCACCCTCACAATGTTTGCGCAAAAGCATGCAAAACATCGGGGCTTCCAGCGGATTGGTAAACTCCTCCGTCGTGGTGTGAATCCGCGGATAGGTCGGATTGGCAGAGAGGAGTAACTTGGCGTTTTCTCCTTGTGTCCGCACTTGCATGACGATATCCGTATGATGGGGCTGATGAATCTTGGAAATGCGTCCGCCCACTAGTTTATGTAACTCCCGTACGACAGCACGGGTAACTACGCCGTCAAAAGCCACAATTGCTCACCTCAATCAAAGAAAAATACAAAAAGATAGGCGTGCTTACAGATTAGCTGCCAGTCACAGTGTAGCATAAAGGCAACCAAGGAGGAACTTTGGAGTCTTGTCCGGCTTCGGTTGACACTGCCAACTCAACTCGGTTGACACTGCCAAGAGTTGTCTCCTATAATTAATTAATTGATTTTACGTCTGTGGAAGTGAAAACGATGGTTCGAAGTATGACAGGGTATGGACGAAAAGACGACATAAGAGGCTCTTTACGGTTGACGGTGGAGCTTCGTGCTGTCAATCACCGGTTTCAAGAGATACTGGTGCGGTTGCCCAAGAATTGGAGCATGCTTGAGGATCAAATCCGCAAGCAAGTCGCGATGTATGTACGACGCGGGCGTGTGGATGTGACGATTTCCTTGGAAGGAAGCGCAACGATCTCATCCAACGTAGCCATTGATTGGAGTATAGCCGAACAATTCCTGCAGCTGTCGCGCGAGATGGACCAGCGCTTTTCACTGGAGACGCCATTGACCGCTAAGGATTTGTTGCTTTTCCCTGGCGTGATACATACCAACGAAACAGAGGAAGTAGATCGTGAGGAAGTAGCAACATGGCTGCTTGACGTGGTCAATACTGCGGCGGAAGATCTGCTTTCCATGAAAATGGTCGAGGGTGAAGGGCTCCAAGCTGATTTGATCCATCGGCTGCTTTCGGTCCAAACTTGGCTGGAGGAAGTCCGTCTCTTGGCACCTTCTGGCACACAGGAGTATCACAATCGACTTCATCAACGTCTGAGCGAATGGGCAGCGCAAGCCCCGTTCGAATTGGATCAGCAGCGATTGGTGCAAGAAGTCGTTTTCTTTGCAGAGAAAAGTGACATCAGTGAAGAAATCACGCGGCTTACGAGTCACTGCCACCAGTTCAGCCAACAGCTTGAAAAAGAAGAAGCGGTAGGGCGCAAGCTGGATTTTCTGTTGCAGGAAATGAACCGAGAGGCTAACACGATCGCTTCGAAGGCCAATCATTTGCGCATCCAGCATCTGGCGGTCGAGATCAAGACCGAGCTGGAAAAGATGAGAGAGCAAGTGCAGAATGTTGAGTAGGATGAAAGGATGGGCTGGGCCGTCATGGCAATCAAGCTAATCAATATTGGATTTGGGAACATTGTAAATGCAAACCGCATTATTTCTATCGTAAGTCCAGAGTCTGCTCCGATCAAACGGATCATTCAGGAAGCGCGTGACCGCAATATGCTCGTCGACGCTACCTATGGCAGAAGGACACGTGCGGTCATTATTACAGACAGCGATCACGTGATTTTGTCGGCAGTCCAACCGGAGACGGTAGCACAGCGACTGACGACCAAAGATGACGAATCGGACGAATAAAGTAGGAGTGGAATCATGACCATGGTTGATCGCGGTCTCCTTTTGATTCTCTCTGGACCTGCGGGAGTAGGGAAAGGGACGGTGTGCAAAGCGCTTCGGGAACGAATGCCTGAGATCATTTACTCCGTTTCTGCTACCACTCGTGCTCCGCGCCCAGGAGAAGTAGATGGAGTTAATTACTTTTTTAAATCCAAAGAAGAGTTTCATCAGATGATCGAGCAAGACGATCTGCTGGAATGGGCGGAATACGTAGGGAATTTTTATGGGACCCCAAGGCAGTTTGTGGATGAAATGCTTTCTGCGGGAAAAGATGTTATTCTGGAGATTGAAGTTCAGGGCGCTCTTCAGGTGAAAGAACGCTTTCCTCAGGGAACGTTTTTGTTCCTGGCTCCCCCTGATCTGAATGAACTAGAGAACCGGATTATCGGGCGAGGTACCGAGACAGAAGAAGTCATTCGCAAACGGATGGAAGTTGCCCGTGCGGAAATCGAGCTGATGGATCACTACGATTATGTTGTCGTCAACGACGTCATCGAATCGGCATGTGATCGAATTCAGGCGATCATAACGGCTGAGCATCTGAAAAAAGAGCGTCAGGTTCACAAGTATCGCAAATGGTTAAAGGAGGTCGAATAATTCATGTTGTACCCATCCATTGATGAGTTGACCGAAAAGGCAGAAAGCAAATACATCCTCGTAACGGTGGCGTCCAAACGGGCACGTCAGCTTCGAGAAAACAGCGAGCTGCAAGTAGTAAGACCGAAATCCAAAAAGTTTGTAGGGCAGGCTCTCGAAGAATTTATCTCCGACGAGCTGGTTCACGAATTTCTGGACGGACGCAAATAAGGATGACACCATTAAAAACAACCTCATGCAGGTTGTTTTTTTCGGATAGGGAAGAGAGGAGAGAAGCGGATGCATTCGCTCGCAGGAAAACGAATCGTGTTAGGCGTTTCAGGAGGTATCGCAGCTTATAAGGCTGCGGCGCTCACGAGCAAGCTGACGCAGGCTGGTGCCATCGTAAACGTTGTAATGACAGACAACGCGCTCCAGTTTGTGCAGCCAGCGACATTTCAAGCTCTGTCTCATCAACCGGTACATACCAATACGTTTCAGGAGCCAGATCCTCATGTCATCAGCCACATTGATTTGGCGGACAAGGCTGATCTGGTGCTTGTCGCGCCTGCTACGGCAAACATCATTGGGAAAATGGCAAACGGAATCGCCGACGATATGCTGACGACGACGTTACTCGCGACGAAAGCGCCCGTCATGGTGGCTCCTGCGATGAATGTCAACATGTACGACCATCCAGCAGTTAGAGCGAATATGGAAAGGCTGGCGGAGTACGGTTATCGCTTTGTGGAGCCTGGCGTCGGGCTACTGGCATGTGGCTGGATTGGTAAAGGCCGACTGGCGGAACCAGAAGAAATCGTGGAGGCGGTTGCTTCATTTTTTGCCGAACAGCAAGCGGCAAAGTCACGCACGCAAGATTTGCAAGGGAAACGTGTGCTTGTTACAGCGGGACCGACTCGCGAAAAAATCGACCCGGTTCGCTATATCACCAACCATGCATCGGGAAAGATGGGCTACGCCATCGCGGAAGCGGCGAGAGATCGTGGGGCCAAAGTCGTACTTGTGAGCGGACCTACTGCTTTGGCTCGTCCGACTGGCATTCAATTTTTGGCAGTCGAGTCGGTACAGGAAATGTTTGACGCTGTGATGGAGCACTTGCCTGACAGCGATATTGTAGTGAAGTCTGCGGCGGTATCCGACTACCGTCCGAAAACGGTGCAAGAACATAAAATGAAAAAAGGCGATGGACCGCTGATTCTGGAATTGGATAAGGCGCCGGATATTCTGAGGACGATCGGGGAGAGAAAAACAAAACAGTTTGTGGTCGGTTTTGCTGCTGAGACGCAGGACGTGCTCCAGCATGCACAATCCAAGCTGGAGAGAAAAAATCTCGACATGATCGTGGCAAATAACGTGCTGACAGAAGGCGCGGGCATGGGTAGTGACACCAACATCGTCACGCTGCTCACACGGGCCGGAGAACAAGTGGAGTTGGATAAATTGAGTAAGCGTGATGTTGCCGATAAGCTGTTTGATGCGGTACTACTGCAGCTGTCCAAGCGCCCGCTGTGCGAGCTGTCATGATTGCTCAAATTATCGTGGACGTGCCGGTGAATCGGACGAACCGGCCATTCGATTACCGGGTTCCTGCGTGGCTCACTCCTTTGATTCAGGTCGGAAGCCGCGTGGTGGTTCCATTTGGTCCACGAAAATTGCAAGGGTACGTAGTCGGCATTTCGGAAAATGAGGCCGACTTCGTCGATAACAATCGCTTAAAAGATGTCGAACAGGTAGTAGACGATACCCCGCCACTGACGCGGGAACTGCTCGACATGAGCGAGTGGATGTCGAAGCAGTATTTGTGCCCTTGGGTGACAGCTGTACAGGCTATGCTGCCAGCGGTACTAAAGGGCAAATCAGAAAAATGGTTGACAGCTACCGATGAGCTGGAGGAAGAGACATGTGGCCAATCAGGTTTGCTGTGGGAGCTATTTCGCAAGCGGCACCTTCCTCTAGCGGAGGTGGAAAAACAGTTTCCTGAGGAGTTTTTGCTGATTCCGGGCTGGATTCGCAGTGGGCTTTTGGAGACGGAATACCAGGTGAAGGACCGCATTACGCGCAAGCAGCAATCGTTTGTGCGTTGCTTGCTCACTACGGAACAGATTGCGGAGGCACTCGCTTCGCTACCGGCTCGTGCGGAACAAATGCGTCGTGTGCTTGAACTGTTTTCCCAGCATGAAGGCCAATCCTTTTCCATTCAAATGCTCCGCGACGATTGGGGAATCACTCGCTCCCCGCTAAAAAGTCTAGAGGCAAAAGGCTGGCTTGCGATTGAACAAGTGGAGGTTTATCGCGATCCATACGCGAATAGACGTTTTTCGGAGAAGGCGAAGCCAGCGTTCACGCCGATGCAAAACCAGGTGCTTGCTCCGATTTTACGATCCATTCAGGATCAGAGCTACGCCTCTTATTTGCTGCATGGAGTGACGGGAAGTGGCAAGACGGAAGTGTATCTGGAAGCGATCGAGCAGACGCTGGCAAAAGGCCAGGAGGCTATCTTTCTCGTTCCAGAGATTTCGTTGACTCCCCAGATGGTCGAACGTTTTAAAGCGCGCTTTGGGGCAGACGTAGCCGTTTTGCACAGTGCCCTGTCCCAGGGAGAAAAGTACGACGAATGGCGGAAGATTATCCGTAAGCAAGTGAAGGTAGTCGTCGGGGCTCGCTCTGCTATCTTTGCTCCGTTTCAAAATGTCGGGCTTATCGTCATTGATGAAGAGCATGAGAGTTCCTATAAACAGGAAGAAACCCCTCGCTATCATGCACGGGAAGTAGCGCTTTGGCGCGCCAAAAATAACAATGCTGTACTCCTGATGGGGAGTGCGACGCCTGCCTTGGAGACTTACGCCTTGGCTACGCGAGGTCGCTATACCTTGCTGGAAATGCCGGAGCGGGTAGGGAACCGCCCAATGCCAAGCGTACACGTCGTCGATATGCGCGAAGAACTGCAAGCGGAGAACCGATCGATGTTTAGCCGTAAGCTGCATGAAATGATCGCCGACCGACTAGCCAAGCAGGAACAGATGGTGATCTTTCTCAACCGCAGAGGCTTCTCTACGTTTGTAATGTGTCGTTCTTGTGGGTATACCATGCGTTGCATTCATTGTGATATTTCGCTTACGTACCACAAGACGAATCATACCGCTCGTTGTCATTACTGCGGTTACACCATCGCCCAGCCTGCTCACTGTCCCGAGTGTCAAAGCGAGCACATCCGCTTCTTTGGAACGGGTACGCAAAAGGTAGAGGCGGAGCTGGCCAAGCTGTTCCCGGGAATTCGTGTGATTCGCATGGACGTGGATACTACGTCACGCAAGGGCTCCCATGAAGAGCTGCTGAACAAATTTCGGACGGGTCAGGGGGATGTCCTGCTGGGAACACAGATGATTGCAAAGGGGCTCGACTTTCCACGTGTGACGCTCGCGGGGATTATCGCCGCTGATATCTCTCTGCATTTACCTGATTTTCGCGCTGCCGAAAAAACGTTCCAGCTGCTGACACAAGTAGGTGGTCGAGCAGGCAGACACGAGCTCGAAGGAGATGTCGTCATCCAGACGTACACCCCTGAGCACTACAGTATCCAGCATGCGACACGCCATGATTACCCCGCTTTTTATCAGGATGAGATGCTGCAGCGTAGACGAACGGGGTATCCACCCTATTTTCGCCTGGTGTTGATTACGTTCAGTCACGAAGATGTTCCTGTGGTCATCCGGGGAGCACACACCATGGCGGATTACTTGCGCCAGCATTTGGCCGAGACGACGATTTTGCTAGGCCCAGTCGCATCGCCTATTGCTAGAGTGAAGGATAGATTTCGTTTTCAGATCATGCTAAAATATCGGGATGAACCGCAACTGTCTGCCTTGCTCGCACAAGCGACAGCTGCGTTTGAAGAATGGAACAAACAGCAGAAAGTACTCATGACGATAGACGTTGATCCGTACGTACTGCTTTAAGGAGGATAATAATCAAATGGCAATTCGCACAATCGTAAAACATCCAGATCCGATCCTGCGTGATAAGGCGATGGTGGTCACCAAATTTAATTCCAACTTGCATAAGTTGCTGGACGATATGGCTGACACCATGTACGATGCTGACGGGGTAGGTCTCGCAGCACCACAAGTCGGCATTTCCAAACGAGTAATCGTGATGGATTGCGGCGATGGACTGATTGAGATCGTCAATCCGGAGATCGTTGACTTCAAAGGTGAACAATTTGACTATCCAGAAGGATGCCTGAGCATTCCCGGCCTGCGAGGCGACGTACGTCGTCACCAATGGATCAAACTGCGCGGACAGGATCGCCTTGGCAATGAAATCGAGCTGGAGGCAGATGACTTACTCTCCCGTTGCTCCCAACATGAAATCGATCACCTGAATGGCGTTCTGTTCATCGACGTAGCAGACAAGGTGTATCAAGTGAGCCCGGATGAGGAAGGGGAATAAACTATTTTGAAAAATGCACGCGTTTTATTCATGGGTACTCCTGACTTCGCCGTTTCCAGCTTAGAAGCGCTGCTGAATGAAGGGTACAATGTGGTCGGTGTAGTTACCCAACCTGATCGCCCTGTAGGACGCAAGCAAGTCATGACGCCGCCGCCCGTCAAGGAGGCGGCTTTGCGTCATGGTCTCTTGGTCCTGCAACCAGAGAAAATTAAGGCGGAAGCAGCATTGGACGAAGTGATCGCCCTCGCGCCAGATCTGATTGTGACGGCTGCTTACGGACAAATATTGCCCAAGCGTCTACTCGATGTACCGCGCTTTGGGTGCATCAACGTCCACGCTTCACTTTTGCCGAAATACCGCGGTGGCGCTCCCATTCACAAGTCGATCGTGGAAGGCGAAAAGGAGTCGGGCGTGACCATTATGTACATGGTGGAGGCACTCGACGCAGGGGACATGCTCACAAAAGTAGTCGTTCCTATCGAAGAGCGGGACACGGTAGGGAGCTTGCATGACAAGCTGGCGGCCGCAGGGTCTTCCCTTTTAATCGATACTGTTCCACGTTTGCTGGCAGGTGAGCTCGAGGCAGAGGTACAGGATCACGCTGCGGCGACGTTCGCTCCGAACATCAAACGTACGGATGAGCGGATCGACTGGACACGTACCGCTGAACAAATCTACAACCAGGTGCGCGGTCTCAATCCATGGCCAGTCGCCTTTACTACTCATGGTGGAAAAGTGTGGAAGATCTGGTGGGTAGAAAAACAGTCCTCTGATAGCAATGGTCAGGAAGCTGGCACGATTATCGCTCGTGAAGAGGATGGTCTGGTAGTGGCTTGTGGCAGTGGTGCGGTCAAAATCACCGAACTGCAGCCTGAAGGGAAAAAACGCATGAGCGCTCTCGACTTTTTGCGTGGAGCGGGCAACAGCATTGAAATCGGCACAAAGGTAGGAGAATAGCCCGTGGCAAAAAAAGGTGCTCGCGATATCGCCCTAGATGTATTGAATCGGGTCGAAGAACACAAGTCATATAGTAATCTGGAGCTCAGGAACGTCCTGGATCGCTCAGAAATAAGTGCCGCAGATGCCGGTCTGGTGACGGAGCTCGTGTACGGTACGATTCAGCGTAGACTCACGCTGGATTTTGTTTTGTCCCAATTTGTAGGCGGAAAAAAGGTACAGACCTGGGTGCGCAACCTTTTGCTCCTCAGCTTGTACCAGATTCGTTTCCTGGATCGGATTCCCGAGCGTGCTGCTGTTCATGAAGCGGTAGAAATCGCCAAGCGGCGCGGGCATCAAGGAATCGCTTCTATGGTAAATGGCGTACTGCGCAACGTTTTGCGCCAGCCTGACGTGTGGGAACGACTGCCAAAGGGTGATGCTGCGGGGCAAATTGCCGTTACGCATTCTCATCCGGAATGGCTCGTTCGCCAATGGGTCAAGCTTTACGGAGAAGATGAGACCAAGGCCATTTGTGAAGCGAACAATCGAGCGCCGCATACGTCCATCCGTGTAAACCCGATGAAAATCACAAAGGACGAGCTCGTTACCAATCTACGTGAAGAAGGTATTGATGCGCAGGCTTCTGTCTTAAGTGACCAAGGGATCCTTTTGGATGGGGGTCATGCAGCGGGTACGCGCTGGTTTAAGGAAGGGTACTACACGTTGCAGGATGAAAGTTCTATGCTCGTTGCTTCTGCGGTGGCGCCTGAGCCAGGAATGCGCGTCTTGGATGCTTGCGCAGCACCTGGAGGAAAGACGACGCACTTGGCAGAAAAGATGGACAATCGCGGGGCGATCATCGCCAACGATGTGCATCCACACAAACGTGATCTGATCGTTAGCGCGTCTAAACGTCTGGGAATATCCATTATTGAGCCGATCATCGGGGATGCGCTGGATCTCCCGGAAAAAGGATTGGGGACATTTGATCGGGTCTTGCTGGATGCTCCGTGTACGGGCTTTGGTGTGATCCGTCGCAAACCTGATCTAAAGTGGAACAAGACCCCGGAAGACGTTCGCTCCATCGCACAATTGCAATATCAGCTTCTGGTTAGTCTTTCCGAGCTGGTGGCTCCTGGAGGTACGCTGGTTTACAGCACATGTACCATTGAGCCTATGGAAAACCAGGATATTGTCCGTCGTTTTGTAGACAAGCATCCGGATTTTGTTCTGGACGCTACGTTGCGGGACGATTTACCTGAGGTCGTCAGAGATATGGTGGACGAGTCGGGTGCTTACGTGCAAATTTTACCGCATCATTTTGATAGTGACGGCTTCTTTATTGCCCGTTTACGTCGAAAAGGCTAAGGAAAAAGGGGTGGCGCGCCTTTCTTGATGGTGCCACTCCTTTCCTTTGTTTGCGCCCGTTCGGATTTGTTTACACTAGGAAAAGTGACGCATTTCTAGACTGGATGCCAAAACCGTTTGAAGCGAGGCGCATTGCGAGGTACAATGATAGAATGACTGAAAGTTGTTAGCGATGAATTGAGGATGTGAAGACAGCAATGCCAATGACAACATTTACGAGCGCCAAGCCGCTCATTTACAGTTTGACCCAAGACGAAATGAAACAATGGCTCGTAGAAGCAGGAGATAAAGCATTTCGTGCACAACAGGTTTTTGACTGGCTATACGTGAAGCGTGTGACTTCTTTTGACGAGATGAGCAACCTGTCCAAAGAACTGCGTCAAAAGCTGGCAGACACGTTTCGGATGGATCCACTAAAGGAAATTACACATCAGGAATCCCAAGATGGAACGATCAAGTTCTTGTTCCAACTGGTGGATGGACACGCCATCGAAACGGTCATCATGCGTCATAGCTACGGGAACAGTATTTGCGTGACGACACAGGTAGGCTGCCGCAT
This is a stretch of genomic DNA from Brevibacillus choshinensis. It encodes these proteins:
- the rpoZ gene encoding DNA-directed RNA polymerase subunit omega, whose product is MLYPSIDELTEKAESKYILVTVASKRARQLRENSELQVVRPKSKKFVGQALEEFISDELVHEFLDGRK
- the remA gene encoding extracellular matrix/biofilm regulator RemA, with the protein product MAIKLINIGFGNIVNANRIISIVSPESAPIKRIIQEARDRNMLVDATYGRRTRAVIITDSDHVILSAVQPETVAQRLTTKDDESDE
- the gmk gene encoding guanylate kinase yields the protein MTMVDRGLLLILSGPAGVGKGTVCKALRERMPEIIYSVSATTRAPRPGEVDGVNYFFKSKEEFHQMIEQDDLLEWAEYVGNFYGTPRQFVDEMLSAGKDVILEIEVQGALQVKERFPQGTFLFLAPPDLNELENRIIGRGTETEEVIRKRMEVARAEIELMDHYDYVVVNDVIESACDRIQAIITAEHLKKERQVHKYRKWLKEVE
- a CDS encoding Rqc2 family fibronectin-binding protein, which translates into the protein MAFDGVVTRAVVRELHKLVGGRISKIHQPHHTDIVMQVRTQGENAKLLLSANPTYPRIHTTTEEFTNPLEAPMFCMLLRKHCEGGTIESIQQVGMERIIHIDVRTRDELGDTVSRRIIMEIMGKHSNIILIEPESGTILDSALHVTMAISQHRQVMPGKSYVSPPSQDKQDPLTVTDQPFLSTIDWNSGRLDKQIVDAFTGISPLLAKEIVYRAGLVNRETLWKAFSGIMSDIQQHQYSPVIVEANDKANFHVVELTHLTDAASSTPFPSVQLCLQTFYEGKALRDTVKQRAHDLIRFVTGERNKNEKKIEKLEATLQDAKDADLFRLYGELITANMHQMKRGDKELVTVNWYDEAGGTITIPLDPLKTPSENLQTYYKRYNKAKNSMQVVGEQIEQAKTEILYLDGLLVQLAHATLKDAEEIREELVEQGYVRDRKKRGPRKKKDARPELEAYKSSDGTDILVGKNNKQNEYLTNKLAAPFETWLHTKDIPGSHVVIRARDFSEQTLAEAANLAAYFSRAQQGSQVPVDFTLIKNVKKPSGAKPGYVIYEQQRTLYVTPDATLIRQLKTNASQGA
- the def gene encoding peptide deformylase gives rise to the protein MAIRTIVKHPDPILRDKAMVVTKFNSNLHKLLDDMADTMYDADGVGLAAPQVGISKRVIVMDCGDGLIEIVNPEIVDFKGEQFDYPEGCLSIPGLRGDVRRHQWIKLRGQDRLGNEIELEADDLLSRCSQHEIDHLNGVLFIDVADKVYQVSPDEEGE
- a CDS encoding YicC/YloC family endoribonuclease, whose amino-acid sequence is MVRSMTGYGRKDDIRGSLRLTVELRAVNHRFQEILVRLPKNWSMLEDQIRKQVAMYVRRGRVDVTISLEGSATISSNVAIDWSIAEQFLQLSREMDQRFSLETPLTAKDLLLFPGVIHTNETEEVDREEVATWLLDVVNTAAEDLLSMKMVEGEGLQADLIHRLLSVQTWLEEVRLLAPSGTQEYHNRLHQRLSEWAAQAPFELDQQRLVQEVVFFAEKSDISEEITRLTSHCHQFSQQLEKEEAVGRKLDFLLQEMNREANTIASKANHLRIQHLAVEIKTELEKMREQVQNVE
- a CDS encoding DUF2512 family protein — encoded protein: MNILIKLLVNGIIGIPGLWWSGTSLTFAVLTSIVVSLISYAVGDAIILPRTNNTFATTADFIMVFALFWISSYVFAQPYQLSGILLTSFVIAVAEYFYHSYLQHRGVHHSKHPG
- the priA gene encoding primosomal protein N' encodes the protein MIAQIIVDVPVNRTNRPFDYRVPAWLTPLIQVGSRVVVPFGPRKLQGYVVGISENEADFVDNNRLKDVEQVVDDTPPLTRELLDMSEWMSKQYLCPWVTAVQAMLPAVLKGKSEKWLTATDELEEETCGQSGLLWELFRKRHLPLAEVEKQFPEEFLLIPGWIRSGLLETEYQVKDRITRKQQSFVRCLLTTEQIAEALASLPARAEQMRRVLELFSQHEGQSFSIQMLRDDWGITRSPLKSLEAKGWLAIEQVEVYRDPYANRRFSEKAKPAFTPMQNQVLAPILRSIQDQSYASYLLHGVTGSGKTEVYLEAIEQTLAKGQEAIFLVPEISLTPQMVERFKARFGADVAVLHSALSQGEKYDEWRKIIRKQVKVVVGARSAIFAPFQNVGLIVIDEEHESSYKQEETPRYHAREVALWRAKNNNAVLLMGSATPALETYALATRGRYTLLEMPERVGNRPMPSVHVVDMREELQAENRSMFSRKLHEMIADRLAKQEQMVIFLNRRGFSTFVMCRSCGYTMRCIHCDISLTYHKTNHTARCHYCGYTIAQPAHCPECQSEHIRFFGTGTQKVEAELAKLFPGIRVIRMDVDTTSRKGSHEELLNKFRTGQGDVLLGTQMIAKGLDFPRVTLAGIIAADISLHLPDFRAAEKTFQLLTQVGGRAGRHELEGDVVIQTYTPEHYSIQHATRHDYPAFYQDEMLQRRRTGYPPYFRLVLITFSHEDVPVVIRGAHTMADYLRQHLAETTILLGPVASPIARVKDRFRFQIMLKYRDEPQLSALLAQATAAFEEWNKQQKVLMTIDVDPYVLL
- the coaBC gene encoding bifunctional phosphopantothenoylcysteine decarboxylase/phosphopantothenate--cysteine ligase CoaBC is translated as MHSLAGKRIVLGVSGGIAAYKAAALTSKLTQAGAIVNVVMTDNALQFVQPATFQALSHQPVHTNTFQEPDPHVISHIDLADKADLVLVAPATANIIGKMANGIADDMLTTTLLATKAPVMVAPAMNVNMYDHPAVRANMERLAEYGYRFVEPGVGLLACGWIGKGRLAEPEEIVEAVASFFAEQQAAKSRTQDLQGKRVLVTAGPTREKIDPVRYITNHASGKMGYAIAEAARDRGAKVVLVSGPTALARPTGIQFLAVESVQEMFDAVMEHLPDSDIVVKSAAVSDYRPKTVQEHKMKKGDGPLILELDKAPDILRTIGERKTKQFVVGFAAETQDVLQHAQSKLERKNLDMIVANNVLTEGAGMGSDTNIVTLLTRAGEQVELDKLSKRDVADKLFDAVLLQLSKRPLCELS